Below is a window of Osmia bicornis bicornis chromosome 8, iOsmBic2.1, whole genome shotgun sequence DNA.
CTTGTTTGCAGATTTTTCTACTGCTTTTAATTCTGTTGATATTTCATTCATCTAAAATACGATAAAATTGATTAGAACGATGGACATAAACCTAAATAGAAAAGTCATTTATTTGTAAAAGCTTACATATTGTTTATAGCCCAAGTATCTGTTGTATTTCTGATTGTTATTATAGATTTGCTTAACTTGTATCATAAAAACGAGGCACAGTAAAAGACCACCAAGTAGCACAAGCAAATTTGTGTTTTGTAAACCGCGTAAAACAAGCATTATTCACGTTGAGgttattttgattaatttatagTATCTTTGTACAAAAGATTGAATAAATGTCACGTAAAACGTGACTCAAAAATACTTATATGAAAGTTAGGAACATCATACGTTTATATTAGTAAACATACCACTtacaaaataacaaataacatGTTACGTGCAACACGCTAACGCAACACCATCTCTTGTTTGAAAGTTTAGCTATATAGATTGAGTAAGCGACTTGAAAACTCTTGATTTATTACAtagaaaatattcatttttaattatttctatataattagtttataaattcaaacgttaattataatttaattgcaaaattaaattgtttacGAAAAGTGGTTTCAAATTCGATCCCAGTGCCATCTATACGAAAACTGCTCAAACTACTCAACAAGTTACCAATTGATTTCCCCGGAAACACTAGCGCCACCTATCCGGAAACCGCGGAAACCTCTTGCCGAATAGTTTCCGCGATTTCCCGATAGGTGGCGCAAGTGTAACTTGTGAAATAGGTCGGTAACTTGTCGAGTAGTTTGAGCCGTTttcgtatagatggcgctaaggcggaatttaaaaaattttgtaattaattaatttttaaataaacgatctttaattaaataatttttaacatatACAAAGCTCAAATCAATTTTGTTCAGATTAAGAAAAAATCATCAGATAGAATTATTAGTTAACAAACGATACCTCGGTGTAAGATGATAGCTTGTATTACGCTGAGCTAAACATTGTGTCAAATAACTATTTTGtgtcatatatttttcattagctAATGAAATATATTGAAATGTTGATACTGGAAACATACCAGTTAACTCATCCCGAATCGCTGTCAGATGCTGAACTTagagaaattttagaaaatgtaAGTGAGTATGGTTATGTTCTTTAACTAGCTTCTTTGATTAATATTGAACAATTAATTTGTTTATGAATTAAACTCTTACTTATTTAACTGTAAATATATCTAATTTTGTTCTAAGGTTCAGAAcactttattaattaattcaaagaaTGCATTTTTTTACTACTATGTAtactattatttaaatattttcttaatctATTTATAGAGGTGCATAGATTTTAATCATTATAAAAACTTTACAAGATGTGAGTTAATAGAACTGTATAAACGAGTGGCAATGCCATTACCTCAAAGGCAATCTGAAAATAGTCAAAACTCAAATGGAAAGAAAGATAACGAGGAATCAAATTCAGTTAATGAGTCTCACCAAAATTCTGTCCCTTTGTAAgtgaaaatgaatgaaaataaaagctGCATTATTTTACTCTTTTCTATATAACAGTAGCCTTtgttgtataattaaaaaagaaaagatttggATGTAAGAACTCTAAAGTTTAAAGATTATGTATATGATctataagaaattatttaatgagaaaatataaaaatattctacagGAATGATACAAGTAGTACAAAACCAAATGTAAATGAGGTAACAAAAGCACCTCAGTTTTCTAATATGAAGTCAGCAACATCTTCTGGAAATGAGTTTAAATGTACAACTAGAAAAGTACACTTGtgtaattcaattaatataacAAAATGCAATGGTGTTGATAAACGTAATagcgatgaaaaatttgatgtAGGTATATCAACTAGTTGTATACAAGATGGTCCATTTAGTATGAGTACTTTTGGTACTTTCATTTAAGTGGTAGGAACCAAAGTAAATGTACCattttgtataatattaaaatttaggTAACTGGTATTGGAATAAACGTGTAACGAATCTGTTTtaatactaattaattaaGGAACTTTTATATGTTATAGGGAGCTCCATCTAGGAAAAGGCAGAAAATTACATGGCCTTAATAATATTACCATATTAAATACGTATGgtataaaaaaaatcttttttttttaaactagaattatttttaacattaagTTTCTTCATAAGTAATGCTATCCATATAAGTGATTTTAAAGTATTAATCTCTGAATCATGTAATATATGCATCAACAATATGACTACTACAATAGAAATAGCCATGCCTAGTATCTGGAATTTTTTCCtcatcttttaattatttaattgaatgaaatttatagCACTGATTAATAATGGTATCCATTGCAGTTGATATGTTATTGGCTAGATCTCTTGTGGgctatatgtatgtattccAAATTAGATTTTAAGCATTTTGGAATTCATACATATACATGAAATCGGATATAATTCTAGTTATTtactaaatttttttttattataagcgttgttattttgttattataatactaTTGTATTATGATTATATGTATgaagaataaagaatgaaatgtTTATGGATTCTATTGGAAaattttgtacgaaataataaagaaatttcatatttttatacataatgGTTTTTGCATACATATTACCTCAAGTCTCTAATACATTACACTTAACAATGTATTACATACACTGTGTTATACACTCTCGCGTTTAAAAGGAATTAATCACGTGGTAAATTGTAAGATGAAAGAAAGTAAAAAGCAAGCATTCCTTAAGCAGATCGTActgattctttaatattcatcGAGGGTCGTTCGTACGTGACAGAAACGTTACACTTACAATTGGAATTAAAATCACATCGCGTTATGCAATAGTGAAAGTAAATCTATTGTAAGCTAGAAAATGTGTTGGCTAAATTGATTGTATTTCTCTTAATTTCTTACCTATGATTTGGGATACCAAGTATTTATTATTCCTTAAAACTTCTTATTTGTTTCAATGAGTTTGACCCCAACTTCTTTTTGTACCCAGTAGAAGTCACTGTTTATACTTCAGTTTGATGCACATCCAATAAAGGATCctgaatataaaaataattatgtattaaataaatcTTATCTAAATGAATATTATCTATTATACATGCAATCTCAAAGACGTCCGTTTCAAGTGAACTAATAAATGTACTTTTGGAAGcgaaacttttgttgcattaATGAAAGTATCACGTACACAGGTGGAGCATCGATTCACGTACGACGAATAACAATCGGGTACCTATAAATACGTTTGTCAGTACAAATCAAAGTCAGTACCCTTCTTGACTTTCGTTCAGTCGTACCATTACTTTAAATCCGATCAGCATGGTTAGCGAGGTGAGAAGagatttatttgataaaatatcgCACCGTTAATTGCTCTtattttattgcattattgGCGAAAAAATTGGTATATCGTATTTGAAAGTGACCGGAAGATTAATTCACAGAGAATTAATCTTCCGAGGGAAGTCTATAAGTTGCATAACAAGTGTACAGTGATACGAATGCAGTTTAGGTCTATGATGTCTGACCACAGGAGCGCTAATACTACTTACGCCATTCCAGAGCCTGATTCCAGTTTGTTCCTACTTCTTATCCATTCCTCTTACACAGATTGTGGTCTGAGTAGTACATGCTTTCTTAGAATTACTGTAACTCAAACGGAACAgatttaatttctattaaaattgacattaatttttatcattacAGAAAGTAGTTATCGTACTGGTGATAGGAGTATTCGCGACGTGCCAAGGAGGCGCAGTTCCTGTCGCAGCAGTCCCAGGATTTCCGGCTGTCGCCAAGCTTGCTTCATTCGACCCAAGACTTAATTACGATCCTCATCCTCAATACACTTACGCATACGACGTGCAAGATGCTTTGACCGGGGATTCAAAATCGCAACAGGAGAGCAGAAACGGCGACGTCGTCAGCGGAAGTTACAGTTTCATCGAGGCTGACGGAACTAGAAGAATCGTCGAGTACACGGCTGATTCTGTTAACGGATTTAACGCGGTTGTGCACAGAGAACCGGTGGCTGTTATTAAACCGGCTGTTAAGATTGCCCCGGTAGCTTTCCATCATTGAGAAAtcttgttaattttatttatttttatccccGGTGATTGAGACAATCATGTTGTTACagaaagtttaattaattcctcTGACTCGACTTGtaattttacttaaaaattGTCATTCTGAAAGTTACTTAACAATTTTGGAGAACTATAAAGAAAGCGAAACAATATTTGATAATAGTACAAAAATGTTTTGTACGATAATGatgatgaaattgaaaacgAATTCCTTTGTTATACCACGTGTTATACGGCTAGTCATACCGCACTGTACATACTACAAGCATTTTGTAATTAAACGTTTATattaaagtattttataaaatatttttatctatttattcCATGTTTCTCCTTTGTCGAAATACTAAATAAGAAATCCTTAAGTTATTTCAACCTGCCAATCTATACTCCCTTTGGTTGCAACAGTTTAAAGTTATGAAACTTcaaagtttattaaaatattcaagtttattattataaaaaaattattgtagaaattcaagaaaaattaatttttgggaTCTATGTCTACTAGACAGACACTGATTATTAAGTCTATATCCATTTCAATGAGAATGCAGCTATATCTTGTTTTTCTTGCACGAATTCAAAATGTTAActttagaaagaaagaataaaaatgtagTACTGTTTGTTAACAAATTTCGGCGTATAGAAAGCACCGAGGATGAGGAACGTTCCAGAAGACCACCCCTACCTGCAAAAGGCATCCATATTGTACTTTTGTAATGTAActtttgcaaaataaaattattctcaATAAgtttaatgaacaaaatttacctttcaatgtatttatttatccaGGACAAAATATGGTAATTTGTTCCTCGCTCTAACTGAGTGGGCGATTGTTCCTTTTACTGTCACAATGAAAATTGTCAAATACATACTTCCATgggatgtttaaaaaattcaattttgtaatAGTACATGGGTACTCCTACGTTTACATTCATTTGTAATTTGGCTCGGCTCGAAAGAAAATGGCATTGATTTTGTCACTCTTGAAATTCATGATCCTGTCGATTGCATGAAGATACAGATATTGAGCAAGGATCGAAGAGATACAATGAATTTATTCCCTTTCGAAATTTCGTCGAATAGCCTCGAATAACTTTCTTTGACATATCGGCATACAAATGACGCACGCATACACACATTACCAGCCACATCTCATTGTTCTTAAAATTCAAACACCACTTAGCTAATTTTAAATAAGTCTAATAGACATCCAATATAATAAGCCAAAAATTGTGTCAATTTTTTGCAACATTCAATGGGCGTTGAATATCAATTTGAAAGGAACCCAGGTGCCACGATTGATCCAGGCAACTCCAGAACGTGTACGAATACTTGCTCCACCCAGGAACCCCATGAATAATCAATGAACCAAACGTCCAACGGGTTAAGCAACCCTTTTGGTAATCCTAATTAAGACATCGTACCGCACTGTAAATACTAACGCGATAACGATCACGTAACCATTAGTAAAACTTTTTCGAGACGGTCACCTCAAGTCGAGGGGGTAGGGTTACAGCGGTGGAGTTCACGGTGCGTTCGCGGTTTCGTCGTACGACCTCGAACGACTCCCGTACAATCTTCGACGTATTGGCATACAAGTCGCGTGTATACGCGCGACGATATGAAGAAACATAAACGTGCATAGCCGACGTTGTGTCGGTCGTATATCGCAACATTTATGAGGAGGTCACGGGATGGTAAAGGAAAGAGGGCTAAGCAGTCTGAACAAAAGAAGGAGATACTAAGTGGGGGCGGTGTGTATGCATGTGTGTAACACGGGTGACTTAACGCAAGTTTGGGTGCAAGGAATAGCTCGGTTATTGTTACCGAATGACACGAAACCATCGACGGTCATCGCGCATATAAAAGTACGAGGAATCTTACCCCAAGGCATCAGTCTCCTGGCGATCCTCGTGCAAACAAACATGGCTGGAAAGGTAAGGAGAGCTTGTGTACGGGTTCGATTTTCACCTACGATAAGAGACACAGCTgaggaaattttcaaatactcCCTTTTCGGAgtataatattttctaacGCACCTGCACTATTTTCAGCTCGTCGTATTCTTAGGCTTGGCGGTCCTTTCAAAGGGGGCGGTGGTACCAGCGGTACCAG
It encodes the following:
- the LOC114875240 gene encoding uncharacterized protein LOC114875240 isoform X2 → MKYIEMLILETYQLTHPESLSDAELREILENRCIDFNHYKNFTRCELIELYKRVAMPLPQRQSENSQNSNGKKDNEESNSVNESHQNSVPLNDTSSTKPNVNEVTKAPQFSNMKSATSSGNEFKCTTRKVHLCNSINITKCNGVDKRNSDEKFDGAPSRKRQKITWP
- the LOC114875240 gene encoding uncharacterized protein LOC114875240 isoform X1, producing the protein MKYIEMLILETYQLTHPESLSDAELREILENRCIDFNHYKNFTRCELIELYKRVAMPLPQRQSENSQNSNGKKDNEESNSVNESHQNSVPLNDTSSTKPNVNEVTKAPQFSNMKSATSSGNEFKCTTRKVHLCNSINITKCNGVDKRNSDEKFDVGISTSCIQDGPFSMSTFGTFI